The DNA window CTTGTAAGGCATTAAAGGGAGAAGGGGGGTTCAGCGGAATCCGGATTATCTATGCCTATTTTGAAGAGGAAGATATTATTGAATTTATAGTGTAAATGGCAAGTAGAAATGCACCTTGCACGGAAAACAATTTTGCACCTTACAAAGATAAAAAAATGGCTTAATCCTCCTCTTCTTTTTGAATTCTAAATGATTCCCCACTTAAATTAAATACTTTGGAATGATGAAGTAACCGGTCTAGCATGGCTACAGTCATCACTTCATCACCCATCATTTCAGCCCACTCATCAAATCTTTTATTGGATGTGATGATGACAGATGCCTTTTCATAAAGCTCACTTATCAGGTTAAAAAATAGATTAGCCTCCTTCCTTTCTATGGGTGTGTAGCCTATCTCATCGATGATCATCAGATCTGCTTTTAAGATACGATTCAGTCTAAAGCCGGCCTTGCGCTGAATATCGGCCATCTTTAACCACTTGACAAGGGTGGTCATCCGTTCAAAACATACCGTATAACCTGCTCGTATAGCCTTTAGCCCAATGGCTATGGATAAATGAGTTTTACCGATCCCGGGTGGTCCAAAAAATAATAGATTGTTGTGATTATCCAGCCACAGGAAATCCAGAAGGCTGGATAGATCTGACTTAGTTATGCCTTTTACTCTGGCAAATTGGAAATTATCCAGGTCCTTTTCTACCGGGAAATGGGCTCCTGCCAGATTCCGCTTAAGCCTTCTTTCTGTCCGGTAGTCTATCTCTGCCTTTAAAAGAAGGTCCAAAAAACTCAAATAGGAGATTTTCTTTTCTTCTGCCTCGGTTATCTCACTATCCAGATTAGGGATCATTCCTTTAAGCTTTAAACTTTCCAGTAAACTGA is part of the Nitrospinota bacterium genome and encodes:
- the istB gene encoding IS21-like element helper ATPase IstB translates to MKKYQQIVSLLESLKLKGMIPNLDSEITEAEEKKISYLSFLDLLLKAEIDYRTERRLKRNLAGAHFPVEKDLDNFQFARVKGITKSDLSSLLDFLWLDNHNNLLFFGPPGIGKTHLSIAIGLKAIRAGYTVCFERMTTLVKWLKMADIQRKAGFRLNRILKADLMIIDEIGYTPIERKEANLFFNLISELYEKASVIITSNKRFDEWAEMMGDEVMTVAMLDRLLHHSKVFNLSGESFRIQKEEED